GGACAGGAGCTGGCCTGGGGGTGAGTACGAACCCTGGgactctgcagggctgcagccggCTCTGAAGGGCACAGGAGGGACCTGTGGGAGCAGGGGAGCACCCAGCCTGTGCCCGGGCCACCTCTGGGTGCCTCTGCCTCTGAGGGTAGTGCTACTGCTGGCGATCTGGGCAGGAGCAGACCCCGTGGGTGCAGCTGCTGGGACGGCAGCACAAGCAAAGGGTTAAGCAGTGCTCGGTGTGCCGGGATCCCACCCCCTCCGCTGGCTCCCAAGCCAAGCGGTGCCTCTGCTCTGCATCCCCCGTGTTTGATTTGCACCCTGCTGAGAGCAGCCGGGGAGGTAGGGGCCCTTGCCCTGCTGTACTGGGTCTCTGGTACCAAGAGGCCAGGCCAAAGCCGGTGGGACGTGTCTCATGGTAGGGCTTGGGGTGTGCAAAAGTACCGTGTCCCTAAATTCTGGGGgcctggggagaggcagagcatggggctggggtgggcagccCCTGTTCTTGCTTTGTCCTGGgcctgagcagcacagaggaggCCGGAGCCTGGCAGGAACTTTCCCACTCCCTCCATGGTCCCTTTGGGGCCGGAGGGTCCTGGGCAGGGCACGGGGAGATGGCTCTCActccccagcagcagtgcagggggtCTGaggcaccccacagccctgccagcctggggtccccccccagcaGGGCCTGACCCCTAACCTTGGCTGGGTTTCTCTCTCCCGCAGAGCTGACACCATGAACCAGCTGATCCTTTGCACGCTGCTTCTCTTGGCCGccggggagctggctggggcaTGTCCCACAGGCTGCCAGTGCCAAGACCCCAAGACCATCCTGTGTGCGGCCAGACGGGGACAGACCgtgccccgggggctgccccccaaCACCCTCTCCCTCTACGTCTTTGAGAATGGCATCACGATGCTCAGCGAGGACAGCTTTGCGGGCCTGCATGCCCTCCAGCTCTTGGACCTCTCACAAAACAAGATCACCAGCATCcagaaaaacatctttcagCCCCTGACAGAGCTTGTCAACTTGGACCTGTCCTCTAACCAGCTGCAGGAGATCACCAATGAGACCTTCCATGGGCTGCGGCTGCTGGAGCGGCTCTACCTGCAGAGGAACAGGATCCAGCACATCCATGCTGCTGCCTTTGACACGCTGGAGAACCTGCTGGAACTGAAGCTGCAGAACAACCAGCTCTGGGCTGTGCCcccccttgacctgcccaacctcctgctgctggacATCAGCTGGAACAAGATCCCTGCCATTGCACCAGGGGCCTTCCATGCCGTCAACATTGAGTCCCTGAAGATTGCGGGGCTGGGCCTGACGAGCTTAAATGAGGAGCTCTTCCAGGCCCAGAACAACCTCCATGAGCTGGATGTCTCTGATAACCTGCTGGAGCGTGTCCCAGCGGTGCTGCGGCGGCTGGGGAGCCTCACCAAGCTCAGCCTGGCTGGCAATGCCCGCATCTCCCAGCTGCCGGCAGAGGACTTCCACAACCTTCACAACCTCCAGGAGCTGGACATCAGCAACCTCAACATCAACACCATCCCTCGGGATTTCTCCAGCTTCTTCCCCAGGCTGCGGGCCATGACGGCCGCTGGCAACCCCTTCAACTGCATCTGCCAGATGAGCTGGCTGGTGCAGTGGGTAAACGCCAGCAGTGTGGTCCTCCGGCGGCCCGAGGAGACGCGCTGCcacttccccccaaaaaactctggcaagctcctccaccacctGCAGTACGCCGACTTCGGCTGCCCCACCACCACTACCACCACTGCCCCCACCACCCCACGCAccaccacgctgctgctgcctgcaccgctccccaccagcagccGCCCGGCGCCgcagcccagcactgctgctcccaCCCTGGGGGCCagggccccccggggcagctCCACGCCGGTGCCCTTCAGtggccccccggcccccaccagccccccgccgcccatCTGTCCCCCTCGCACGTGTCTGAACGGTGGCACCTGCCACCTGGGTGCCCAAAACCACCTGGAGTGCCTGTGCCCAGAAGGTTTCGCTGGGGTGTACTGCCAGGTGGAGGTGAGGAGGACGACGCTGTCCCCAGCCACACAGGCCCCGCTGCCCAGCCGGCGGATCAGCATCGCGCAGGTCAGCAGCACCTCCCTCAAAGTGGACTTGCAGAACTACGTCCAGtccaaaatgcagctgaaggGCATCCGCTTGAGCTACCGAAATCTCTCCGGGCCAGACAAGCGGCCGGTGATGCTGCGTTTGCCGGCTTCGCTTTCTGAGTACACAGTGCGGGCACTGAAGCCCAACTGCACCTACCGGGTCTGCATCGGGCCCCTGGGGGAGAAGGTCTCCAAGGAGGAGCACTGCGCCGAGGCACAGACCTTGCCGGTGAGCCACCAGCAGCACTCACCCGTCACCCAGAGCAAGGACAGCAACCTGACCCTGATGATTGTCCCCGcgctggctgctgtgctgctgctggtggtgatGGTGACTGCTGGCACGTACTACCATCGGCACCGCCGAGCAAAGGCACACGCTGGCACCGGGGTGGACGCCAGCCCACTGGAGCTGGAAGGGGTGAAAGCCTGCCTGGAAAATGGGGATTTGAGCAGCCACGGCCGCAAGGTGCCAGAGGCGGCAATGCTTTCTGGCGGCTCCGAGTGCGAGGTCCCACTCATGCAGTCGCACTaccccagcaacaacaacacCCCGGGGCTCAAACCCTCCTATTTCTGAGCCAGATGGGACAGGGCTGCCGGGCAAGGGGAGCCCTGGACAGATGAGGGTTGAGCTCCAGTGGCAGCACCCAGCCGTGTCCCTCCGGGGCGAGGAACGGTGAGGAGTTAACTGAATTAAGgcagaaaaaccccaaccccatAACGTGCAATTTCTGAGAGGCTGCCATGCTTCGGGAGGAGACACTAATTTTACCGCTCAGTGCCTTGATTCCTGTGACTCTACGTAGAACGTGGGTGACGAAAGAgatggggtttgggtttttaatttggggtttgggtgggCTTTTTTTAGCTACTGCTAAAAAGAAAGCTGCCGGTGACTCGGCTAAGGGACGTCCACGTGCTGGTAACAAGGGTCCTTTAGCGGAGCATGGCCCATGACTCTCAACTACCTGGAAGCTGATGTGAGCAATAAGGCCCTGCCGAGGTGCTGGGACCCTCGGGACCCTTGGGCCAAAGGAAGTGGCGAGCAGGCAAACCGGGAATTGAAGCTTTAAGAACTCGGAGAGAATATTTATACACAGTTATTTCCCATTTCTGCTGGGAAAACTTTTTTCTAGTACAGGTTTGTGTACATCTGTTTTGTAAGGCAGACCAGAAGGGTgtcattttgtaaaaaaaaaaaaaaaaaaaaattaaaacaacaacaatgaaAACCTCTGCGCAGCCTTGAGCACTTTTGAAGGCGCTGCCCATCTCACCCTGGCTtgcgggcaggggtgcgggcagcacAGCGTGTCCCCTGCGGAGGAGCGGGAAGGTCGGCCACGTTGTTGTTGGCGTGTGCCGGGATGAGTCAGGGTGATGGAGGGGGGAGTTTTCCTGGCTCTGGGCGGGGGCACTGAGGAGGCTTCATCCCCATGCCGCTGCCCCCCACTGCAGGCGCTGAGGAGGTGTTCCCAAAACAGAGGCCACGGGTTTCGAatcagcccctgccctgcgcaTCATCCAGCCTTACTTCATCCCTCCCGCCTGCCAGATGGCTCCGGGGCCGGCTGTGGGACAAACAGCCCAACCCAAACTCCATAACCTCCTGACGTCACCCCTGGCGGCACTGGGACCCCCAAAGCGCCTGTGACAAGTGTCAGCCTGCTTGGTCCATGCAAactgggggctgcagccagagccAAGGCTCAGGGCCCCTGCAGTGAGCCCCCACCGCCCAGCCCCGGGAACAGCCAGTTTCGTGTGTTGGCCCCggtggggagggctgggagccggCGCTCGGCAGGTTCCGGCTGCCAAGTGGTTTCTGCTCCAACCCTCTGGTTTTAATCGTTTTCCAATCCTTTATCTTTCGGGCTGGAATTTTCCAGGTTGGGGCCCTGCCCACCGAGGTGTGTTTGATTTGGAGAGAATGAGCAAAAGCGGGCTGAAGCGCCACGGCTGCCGCCAGCAGAGCCGAGGGTCACCACCGTGCCGCGCGAGCTGCTGGCCGCACTGGGGCTGGCGGCTCTTTAGCAGGCACCGCTCTGCCGCAGGATACGGCCCTGACCCCGCAAGTGCCCCGGTCCCGCTCGCCTGGGGCCGACGGCGGGAGGGAGCGGCTCTGGATGCAATTAGGggcgcggggcagcggcgggggccgTCTGGCgcggcccccccggctcccAGGTGGGCTTCCGGCAGGGCTGGCTCCCATTAGGGCCGGCGCAGCGGCAGGAGGGGCCCCTCGCCGGCGCGGGCGGGCCGGTGCGATGGCCACGCTTGCCCGCTCAAAGGGCCCATTGTGGTCCTCTCCCCacagatttttcaaattaaCATCCCAAATTCCTCTGAAAATTGCTGCTgtgtaaatattttcactgcAAGCTTTGTATATTTTCCAGCCCtgtgaggaggagagaaaagtcCCTGGCGGAGCTGTGGCCTTGTGCCGGGTGCCTCTGGCCGgccgctgctgcagccccccaagCCCGGCCGGGTGCAGGGTCGGTCCCAGCGTGTCCCCTCGCCCCCCTGGCCCCGGCACCGGGCTGCAAGGGACCGGCAGGAGGGACCTTGCAGGGGC
This sequence is a window from Pelecanus crispus isolate bPelCri1 chromosome 11, bPelCri1.pri, whole genome shotgun sequence. Protein-coding genes within it:
- the VASN gene encoding vasorin, with the translated sequence MNQLILCTLLLLAAGELAGACPTGCQCQDPKTILCAARRGQTVPRGLPPNTLSLYVFENGITMLSEDSFAGLHALQLLDLSQNKITSIQKNIFQPLTELVNLDLSSNQLQEITNETFHGLRLLERLYLQRNRIQHIHAAAFDTLENLLELKLQNNQLWAVPPLDLPNLLLLDISWNKIPAIAPGAFHAVNIESLKIAGLGLTSLNEELFQAQNNLHELDVSDNLLERVPAVLRRLGSLTKLSLAGNARISQLPAEDFHNLHNLQELDISNLNINTIPRDFSSFFPRLRAMTAAGNPFNCICQMSWLVQWVNASSVVLRRPEETRCHFPPKNSGKLLHHLQYADFGCPTTTTTTAPTTPRTTTLLLPAPLPTSSRPAPQPSTAAPTLGARAPRGSSTPVPFSGPPAPTSPPPPICPPRTCLNGGTCHLGAQNHLECLCPEGFAGVYCQVEVRRTTLSPATQAPLPSRRISIAQVSSTSLKVDLQNYVQSKMQLKGIRLSYRNLSGPDKRPVMLRLPASLSEYTVRALKPNCTYRVCIGPLGEKVSKEEHCAEAQTLPVSHQQHSPVTQSKDSNLTLMIVPALAAVLLLVVMVTAGTYYHRHRRAKAHAGTGVDASPLELEGVKACLENGDLSSHGRKVPEAAMLSGGSECEVPLMQSHYPSNNNTPGLKPSYF